The genomic window agAAGGATCAAATTCCTAAagggactaaaatttaaatttacgaagcctataacaacaataaaaatttgAGATAAATATGCATCCATTTCGTTTGCAACCCCACTGAGCATGTAGTTCATCTTAGTTTGGCTGTTGGGTGATATGACCTAAGGATATCCCAAAAAACTAAGAATGAATGAATATTGTGTTGTTTTTGACTGAAAATGAGAGAACAAAGCAATGGGATCCACTTGTCCCCATGGACCAAGCCGGATCGTTGTCTActgttaatatatttttatgtctAACTTCAAAAATCAAGTCTGATTCAACCCATCGCCCAATCTTATTGtttcaataacaataaaatattaagaagTATGTTTTTctagttaaatttaaataaaatgttttcatttgaatttgaattggaTCAAGATGGGCATGGAATTTATGAGTCTACCTAACTTGTTGCAGCATGCATGTTGATGGGTTTGAAAGATGTGATTGTGGGCAAACATTCTTGGCAGTTTTCATCATTAAAATTTGTAACACCATTGAAACATTCAGCTTCCATTCTGATCAAGGGGATCGTGATATATGCCACAATTTTTGGAGCTTGGCAAATTTTCATCCTATTGTTTGCAAATTCAGTTTGCACCATACTTGAACCATAACTAAATCTGGATTAGCCACCTTTCAGGTTGGTTGGCTAGTAAAGAGTTTTCGATTCTCCAACCCCAAGCAACCAACCATGCTTACTAGACTGAGTAGAAAGTTCAATGTTTGGACACAGGTGAAGAAACAATGCTTGAAAACAACAATGCACTGTGTAAACTGAAGAAAGATTAAAACAGCAATGTACTGTTTGAAAACAACAAGACATTAAGTGACAAAGGCAATACCGAAAGCTTAAGCTGCTAGGAAATGGTTCAACTACTACATATAATGGAAGGGTTGCAATTGTAATTCATCAAACATAGCGACAAGACGACATGGCAAAACCGGGAGGTGGGACTAGGGattttatttacaacataaataaacaaataaatataatccCACTTTTTGCGTGTCTTCATGTTGTTGTGAATAAAATTTCAATGCAAATGAGGTCTCTTGTTGTAGGCTCTTCAAGGAAGGGAAAGATCAAAATGATGGCTTCTTAAAAAGCAACTTGAATAAAAAGTTAACTGATTGGACCAAAGTGTAGGTCTATTAACCTTCTTTTTCGGGCCCAATTTGCCTTCACATTCTCCTCTTATGTTTCCATGCTGTTGTGCATTTTAGTGACACAAAACCTATATGGACTTCCAACTTTCTGTATAGACAATCAGTACTTGAAAAGCCAAAACACATGTAAAATATTCTTGACAAACTAACTACatgattaaaagaaaatttatgtccATACGTAACGATTTCAGCTATCTTCTTCCTTAATCGTCATTGCTTTACCCATCTCAGTATGGAAAAAGCTTTTTAGGTACTATGCTGCTTGGACTCTTCGTTTTTCCGTCTCTTGTGTATGCAGTTTCAGCAACCATGACTGCTTTGTGACTCTTGCACCCCAGTATCCCGCCTGATCGGCTTCTTTGCGCCACTTTGGTGGCGACTGCGTTTGGTTTCTTTACATCATAATCCGAAACGAATGAGCAGTCCGCTGCACCGGCGGTGACGACGCTCCAGTCAACGCTGGTCCCGCTCGGTGCATACGGTGGTGTCATGCAGCTAGACATGCCATCCGAGGCATGCCCTGGCCTTGGCCTTGCGAACAACGCGGCTGGACCATCGCCGCATATGTTATCAATCTCAAAGAGATCTGAACTGCAATCGCTTTCGACATCATCGCCTGCTTGGCTACTTCTCGAAACAGATGAAATGGTCGGGGCATTTGGGATGGCATCCCAAGTTAACATGGACAGTTTCCTTTCGAGGTTCTTGGTTATGTCCCCTTTCTTCATCGCAGTGGATCCGAATACTTCGAGGGAATTTCGTGGATCATCCAATTGTGTTTTGAGTTTCAGAACCGGCGATCGGAAACACACTTCTCTGTTAGAACCCACACTCTTCTgatcaaacttatctttggctTCCATCAGTTGCCTTCTTACTTGTTTCGCATGAACCCTTCCATGATCAACAATCTGATTGACGTAAACAGATTTCCCATCGGAACAAGACCCAGTGCAGCTAAGATTAGAGAAAAAAAAGCTCCTTCCATCAACCCTTTTTGGCTTGTTTACGGATCGATTCCCCGTGAAACTTGGTAGCAAAACGCTTTGGCTACTCCAACTTGCTTCGGAACTGGCAGTGGGTGTCCCAGGCCAGCGGCGTGGACCCACCGGATGCAGCagatcatcatcaccatcatcgaGTTTCATATTGAAGTAATTTTCAGCTCCAAATATACTGATTTCACCCACTTGGGGATGCTTAATCCTATTCCCAGGTTCTGCAAAGTTATGAACAAAGATCTCTTCTGCGGTGGTAAGGTAAGAAGAAAAGGAGACGTCACCGAGACTGGTGTTTTTCCTTTTCTCACCGTCCATCATCTCAAATAACTGGGATCAACTTGATGGATTGAATTTGAAGTAATTCGAAACTGGTAATCCCAAAACTAATTTAAGGAGAGAAGTGGAGGTCACTTGGCTTCTTAAGAGGTCCTACTTGCTTGGGGCATTGAATGACAATTCATCACCTTTTTGCTCACTACATCTAGTTTCATTTTTTCATTCTACGACTATTTCTTGATAGCTTGTTAAAAACAAAATACATGTTTTTACTGTAGATATGGACACCTAACAGATTGACACGTCTCCCCTATATCGGTATTATTTTTGTTTGGATCACTAGATTGACTCAAAACTTTTCACTTTATTAAATTACGTTTAGAAAAAGTCACAGGCTCCAAATCTACTTAtccttattcttttcttctttgatgTTTACTTCTAGTGGAGTTAGTTAAGCGAgtaaaatattagttaaatgagatcattttgaaatattttgattttccttactacaaattataattatacatttacataacttatatttttaaaatactaattactgtaattaagatcaaatttagtttaaaaaagtAATTGATAATACAATTACCAATgagaataacaaaaaatatattatatgcaattttatctaattattctatAGTAGATTTGTTAGATTATtccctttttaatatttaacatatgcttCTTATCATCATTTGTTTGTTCTTGGTCGAGTCAAGATCTCATTCTTTCATGTAGTTTTTAAAGTATGAATCTTTTCAATTCCACGtatgattgaagttatgaaaCATGCAACATGCTAGTATGAtccaacctaattttttttatactaagGTGATGTTGATGtgcaaattacttttttttagaataacaaaTGTCTTCTCAACCACATTTAAAAGCCTGaaatgtctcaaattaaagagtttgtgAGCTGTTTATGGTGCTTGTGCCTAGCATCATTCTCTCAAATGGTATGATATCCCACAACAAGATACAATAAATTCTTTTATATTTGCTTAATTAACATCGACCttgtaatatttgaatttacaATCTAAATGATTtgtatataaacttaatttagaTAAGTCTATGTACCATTTTATAATacgtaaaaaaataatataaaataaactggAATTAATTTAGAGTAACATCGTAGCATTGGTAAACTTGGACATATGGGCATATAGAATGAAGAAAAACCATTAGCTTGATCTAAGAACAAATTAGTGAAaagagtggatttgattaaataagATGGGCTGCTCAAAATGCTAGTCATTGAAGAAACTTTAAACataaattcaaatgaaaaatcAAAGCTTTAACGAAATTCAACAACAAAATAGAATCGAAGTTTGTAAGTACGATTAATTCATAATCACATAAAAACAGTATACCGTTGTTGAGAGTGGGATTTGAACCCACGCCCTTTCGAACCAGAACCTTAATCTGGCGCCTTAGACCAACTCGGCCATCTCAACTTCTTTGTCAATGTTTATAATTACAAAATagtaaacaatttaaaaatatttacaaaaaaaatgaatgTAAATATTTACATCTATTAACTTTAATGATATAACAGTCTATGTGTCACATTAGCAATAAGCAAGATACTGATCTCCAATGCTACTGTCATATCCTTTAACACACATTAGAATACTTGCTATGGCTGCTTAGAGAACTAACATAAAGACTTGGAATTTAAATGGTAAATCAATTAAAACCTTCATAAGAGTCACCGCGCaaaagaagaaaattctcacCATACTCGATTAAAAGGTAACATGCATGTGTTGGGGCTGACCCATCTCACAATAACAGGGATATGATTTCTCCATCCAAACCCCAACCCCAATCCCAACCCAAATCCAAACCCGTCTCTACTTTCACGCACCCTTCCACCATAGCCATTTTTTCCCTTTCTCCTGCTGTTCAAAGCGCAgttgaaaagaatgaaaattggAGATACTTTATATGACCCTGCTTGCCGTTCGATTGAGTATACGAAATGGGTACCAATTTAAGCTTCAAATAGCGACATCTGAACCGTTGATTGGGTTGAATTCTGTAACTCCCGCTACCTTTTCTCCCTTTGGAATACCCTTCAGCCACGCCAATTCAAATTGGAGTTCAATCTCTCCTTCGCTACTTTCGGGCATTACAAATGCTGTAACTTTTTTCTGGTatcctttctttctttaattctatgtttcagttttttttttattgtctaTGCTAATATCGAGTAGTTAATGCATTGCTGATTTTATTTGTTTCCTGAGAAAGTGGAAGAAAAGCAGACAATTTTTTTAACCCATTTGCTTACTTTACTTGTTTCCCATATTATCTTAGATTTAGCATTGAAGGatttgattcctttttatatctGTTAATCATTGAAGTTTAGAGCTTTTCATTCCTGAAAAGAGTATCTAATTTTGGATTAGGGTTTTTCGAATTACAAACTAATGGTCATATCTTTTGGGtaatttcttttcttgttttagGATAAACCATAGCTTAATGTGAGAAGAAGAGCTGAACGCCTTCAGATGTTAATTGGCTTAATAGGTTTGGATATGATTATATTGTGTTAGATTTCTCGTTTTGGAATGAGTCCTGCTTTGCTTCCCAAACATGTAGCTGCAGTTGTAAAACACCAAAGGGATCCGCTCAAAGCGCTTCAAATGTTCAATGCAGTAAAGAAAGAAGATGGATTCAAGCATACTTTGTTAACCTATAAGTGCATGATTGACAAGCTTGGGTTTCATGGGGAATTTGAGGCTATGGAGAAGGTACTGCTAGAGATGAGACTGAATGTCAACAACAGTCTGCTTGAAGGAGTTTATATCGGGTGCATGAGAAATTATGGACGCAAACAGAAAGTTCAGGAAGCTATCGATGTGTTTGAAAGGATGGATTTTTATAATTGTGAGCCGACAGTTCTATCATATAATGCAATCATGAATATTTTGGTTGAATATGGATATTACAATCAAGCGCACAAGGTGTATATGAGAATGAGAGATAAAGGGATCATCCCCGACGTGTACACTTTTACGATTAGGATAAAGTCATTTTGTAGGACAAAGAGGCCTCATGCTGCTTTGAGGCTTCTTAGAAACATGCCTATGCTAGGATGTGAGATAAATGCAGCAGCTTATTGTACTGTAGTAGGAGGGTTTTTTGAAGAGAACCATCACATTGAGGCATATGAGTTGTTTGATGAGATGCTTAAGCTCGGAATTGCTCCAAATATCACTGCATTTAATAAACTTATACACATTCTTTGCAAGAAGGGGAATGTTCGAGAAAGCGAAAAGCTGCTGAACAAGGTCATGAAGAGGGGAGTGTCTCCAAATTTGTTTACAGTCAATATCTTTATCCAAGGGCTTTGCAGAAAAGGTGCACTAAATGAGGCCGTTAGTTTTTTGAATGGTGTGGCTAAGGAAGGTCTGAAACCAGATACTGTTACATACAATACCTTAATATGTGGATTGTGTAAGAGCGCCAAGGTTGTAGAAGCTGAAATATTTTTGCATAAAATGGTGAATGAAGGTTTGGAGCCAGATGGTTTTACCTACAATGCTGTCATTGATGGATATTGCAAATTGGGCATAATACAAGACGCAGATAAGATTCTCAACGATGCAGTTTTCAAGGGTTTTATTCCCGATGAATTCACCTATTGTTCCTTAATTAACGGTTTATGCCAGCATGGTGAGACAGACCGTGCTGTGGCTGTATTTAATGAGGCTTTGGGGAAAGGATTAAAAcctaatattattatgtataacaCTCTTATCAAAGGGTTGTCTTTGCAGGGGCTGATTTTGCAAGCCTTGCAGCTGATGAATGAGATGTCGGAAAATGGCTGCAGTCCCAACATATGGACTTACAATATAGTTATAAATGGATTATGCAAGATGGGGTGTGTCTCTGATGCTAACAATTTACTGAATGATGCTATTGCGAAAGGTTACCTTCCggatatttttacatttaatactTTGATCGATGGATACTGTAAGCAGTTGAAAGTGGAAAATGCAGTTGAGATTTTAAATCAAATGTGGAACTATGATGTTATTCCTGATGTGATCACATATAACTCTGTGCTGAATGGCCTCTGTAAAACTTTTAAGTCCGAAGATGTCATGGAAACTTTTAAAACCATGATGGAGAAAGGGTGCATTCCCAATGTAATCACATACAATATACTTGTTGAGAGCCTCTGTAAAGCTCGAAAAGTTAACGAAGCAATGGACTTGCTCGAGGAAATAGAAAAGAAGGGTCTTTCTCCAGATATCGTTAGTTTTGGCACGCTGATCCATGGATTTTGTGATAACGGAGACCTGGGTGGAGCATATAAACTGTTTAGAAGAATGGGACAAAGATACAAGGTTTGCCATACAACGGCGACGTACAATATTATGATCAATGCTTTTTCTGAGAAGCTAAAGATTAATATGGCTGAAAAGCTTTTCCATGAAATGGGTGAAAATGGTTGTACCCCAGACAGTTACACTTATCGTGTTATGATCGATGGCTTCTGCAAAACGGGAATAGTTGATTCAGGTTATGATTTCCTTCTGGAAAAAGTTACGAAAGGGTTCATTCCATCGTTAACTACATTCGGACGGGTTATAAACTGTCTTTGCATAGAGAATAGGGTTAATAATGCAGTTGGTCTCATCCACCTTATGGTGAAAAAGGGCATTGTTCCTGAGATCGTGAACACCATTTTCGAGTCAGATAAGAAGGAAATTGCAGCTCCTAAGATAGTTGTAGAAGATTTGTTGAAAAAGGGTCATATAACTTATTATGCATATGATCTTCTTCATGATGGAGTTAGAGATAAAAAGCTGCTAAAAAAGCTTCAAAGTGGgtaatatcataattttcatAGAGGATTGTATACTGTTTTGAATCACAAATTTATAAAGATATGTTTTTATTAAACGTAGTAAAATGTCATTACAATCATCAATTATGTGTTTTTATAAGTTAAAGTTACTATGCCATTATCTTCAAGCATCCCTTACTATTGAAAGAAACCCTTTAATAATAAATGGAAAAGAAATAACCAATACCTTGGAACTTATTGAAATGAGAACTAGCCATACACGAAGTGCTgtctaagggtgggtttggatgagagattgggtgcggtgcgatgcgtttagtttactttttgtctcacgctacagtatggttacagtatttaatctcaccgccaccgctatttttacactaatcgcaggtaaatgcaccgtccatccaaactcaccctaagtctTTATACTGCTTTTCCATTTTGCTTAAAAGACTCCATGTTAGATACGGTTTGACAATAATACCACATTCCAAGAATCTTAcgtaattatgaattttttaataaaaaaaaacatacatttgCATTCAAGTCTAAATAGTTTAAATAACATTCAGTCTTcaatttaatagtaaaattaatgTCTCAAGTTGGAATTTCAATTTATGTAAATTctgaaataatgaaatttttgtttgaattttcaAACACCCTTCTAAAAAGAGAAGAGGTTAACATACTAAAACAATCATATATTTTTCTGACGTAGGAACCAGCCTTAAtgattttggttatttaattttttgttttgcaCCAAAATCATTAACTTTTAGATGATTATAGTGATGTAATATACATTAAATTACAAcagatttgagaaaaaaaataaaaatattttcattaaaacttCATATGCGACTTTATTTAAATGGTTAAgttaaaaagaattgaaaatcGTAATATTTAATGGCCAAATCTCATTAcgtagtttttattgattttatataaatgaaaaataaaaaataaaaaagataaaaatatttttaattgagttggtgcTCAATTTACTCtagacaccaactcaattaaagattataaaatatacaGACTACATTATGACATACTCACGATGTGAATgataaatgtaataaaaatatttataaaaaaattaatgtgataaataaattaataaataaataaactttgattaaaatgataagtatatatatttaatttattattatgggtttaaattgatttttataaatttatataaaaatgtaaaatataaaataccaTCCTAATAATATTTGGTGTTCGGTTGATTCCTTAGACCAAACAGCTATATGCAGTGTAGATAGAAAAGTAAATAACTACCTAGTAACGAGTTTCTACCCTTGAAGTTGAAGACATAAGTTTTGCTCCCAACAGCTTAGCATGTACTGTTGCAGATATTGCATCGTTAGCTCCAACATTTACAAGCTCCTTTGAGAAAGGATGGTTAGAATCAAGAGCTATCGTCTTTAACATGTCATTATGAGGATGAAAAAGTGCCATCTGCCACATCAAATTTCACTATAGGGCCTgaatattttcacaatttttaccCCCCTTTCAGAAATTGATGTGCATCTTTGGGTACAGATTTCCAAGCAACTAGCTGAAGAACAATGAATATACTGGAGTCAGATAATTCACATAGAACTCCAACCAGGTTCCTTCCTCGCCCCGCTTCCCTCCATCAGGCTTCTGATCTCTAGGGCTCCTTCCCACTGACCCATGTCAGCACAGATATTAGATAAGGAAACATAAGCTCCTGCAGCACTTGGTTCTAACTCAATAACCTTTTTGGCTGCGAGCCTTCCAAGTTCAACATCTCCATGTACTTTACATGCAGCCAGTAGTGTTCCCCAAATGAAGGCATCAGGCTCAATAGGCATGTTGTTTATAAACTTTTCAGCTTCTTTCAATTTCCCAGACCGACCAAGAATATCAACCATGCAGGCATAGTGACGACAATTAGGTTGAATCCCATAGTCTTTGGCCATTGAGTTAAGATGGTAGTGACCTTCTTCAATCAGCCCACTATGACTACAGGCAGATAAAACCTTAACGAAAGTTACAGGgtcagggttgattccttgtttctTCATGACCTCATAGATTCTTAGGGCCTCTAAACCTTTTCCATGCTGAGCATAGCTTGAGATCATAGCTGTCCAACCTACCAAATCAGGTTTATCTATCTCGTTGAATGCAGTTTCACAATCTTTAATGCTCCCACATTCAGAATACATCATAACAAGTGAACTTCCAACAGAAACTTCTGAATCTAAGCCCACTTTTATAACAAGTGCATGCAGTTGAGTCCCAATGCCTGATTTCTTTGGAAGTGCACAAGCCCTAAGGATGGATGAAAGTGTGTAAGAGTTTATGGCCAAATTAGAGTTCATCATTGCACAAAAAAGCGACACTGCCTCTTGAACTAAACCACTTTGAGCATACCCAGAAATCAAGGATGAATATGATACAAGATCTTTTTGGACAAGCATGTCAAATACCTTTCTTGCTAATTGTAGTGCTCTGCATTTTGAGTATACAGTTATAAGTGTGCTACAAATAAGTGCTTCCCTGCCAAGACCTGCACGGATTGCATAGCCATGAATTTCTTTGCCTTTACGCAGACAACAAAGAGAAGAGCATGCGGAAAGAGTTGCACTTAGAGTCATTTGATCAGGTTTGGTGTCTTCAGACTGCATGTCTTTGAACATTTGAACAGCACGTTCTGCATAGCCATGTTCTGTAAACCCAGCAATCATTGAAGCCCATGAAATATTGTCGTGGACAGGCATACTCTGAAATACTTTTAATGAGTCTTCTAAACTACCGCATTTGGAGTACATTGTGAAAAGAGAAGTCTCGACGGAAAGATCAAAGATCAACCCAGTTTTAAGAGTGTAACAGTGCATCTGCCTCCCCAGTTTTAGACATTCTATCACACTAAAGACACTAGACGTACAAAACCTATCTGGTCTCACACCCTCTTTTAACATTCTCCTTAACAATTCAATTACATATTGAGAACTCTGTTTCTGAGCAAAAGAAGAAATCAACACAGCTAATGTATCTGCGGAACTCCTTATGCTTTCCATCTCTTTGAACACTATTTCGGCCATACCAATGACTCCTATTTTTGAGTACATATTTACCAAAGCAACTTTTATTACCGAATCCATACAAAATCCACTCTTTATAAtccatgaatggatttgtgtTGCCTCTTCAATCATGTTTAGTTTAGCACAAGCAGAAATCACAGCAGTAGCAGTGTAGTTGTTTACTTCCAAGTTCATATatctcatttctttaaaaaacttGAGGGCATTGATACAATCATCCTTCTGCATAAATCCAGAAATTATAGCAGTCCAAGAAACAACATTTCGCGTAGGCATCCATGAAAATGCCTTCACAGCTTCATCCATGTCTCCACTCTTGACATAGAAATCGATCAAGGCAGTTCCCACAAAGACATCTACCGCACCACATTTAATTATCCACCCCTGAACTTCTTTTCCAATCTCAAGCTCTTTGAGTGCAGCACAAGCAGTCAAAACACTTGAGAAGGTAAAACTGTTAGGCATCAAAAACTGCTTTCCCATTTGAACAAAAAGATCCAACGCAATCCAATTTTCTTCGTTCCTAACAGCTGCAGATATAATACCATTCCAACAGACCACATTCTCACAACCTGAAACGTCATAAAACACCCTCAAAGCATCCCAAAAGGCACAACATTTTGCAAACAAGCCAATCATTCCAGTACGAACATACCCATTCGAATAAAGCCCATTTTTCATCGTAACTGAATAAACCTGCTTGCCAAAACTAATACTTTGCATAGCAACACAAGCCGAAAGCACATTTCTATAACTAATCTCATCAGGTTCAAAACCGGAAATCCACATTTTGCTAAACCATAACCAAGAACTCTCAAACAACTTGTTGTAATTAAAGCCAGAAATCAGAGTATTCCATGAAGTTACGGTTGGTTCAGGCATTTTATCAAACAACTTGACAGCTTCTTCCATTGAACCCCATTTGCAGTACCTATCAAGCAAATTATTTGCAACAAAGATATCGGTTTGAAGTTTTGACGTTTTGAGTAAACGGGCATGTAAAATTTTGGTGCTTTTAATTGTATAGTTTCTTGATCTTCTGTAATCAATGACAAAGTTAGAAGCACTAGAAAAAGTTGGACTTGTTTTATCATTTTCTACGCTGTATATAGATGGGGCTTCAATGGCTGCGAGAGTTGAGATACATTTACAGGAAGAGTAGGAGATATGAGTATGAAATTGTTTATTCAAAACAGAACGCATTTCTGAGTATGAACCTATGGAGGTTGTTTGATCTTGTGAGATTACATGACTTACTAGCagccaaattataattttacgttatatataatataacgcAACAATTGTCTCATTAAATGTCAAGATCGCCGAATTGGTCTCATGCGCCAGCTTCAGGTAGTTAGAATCTCATTCTtcacataaatattattttaattcccATTGAGGTTGCTGGGTTTCAAGGTGGATGCcctgattttaattttaatagtaaaatatttCAATGATTCTTCTAATAAATTGTGTCAAAAAGAATGGGAAGGGTTTATATGATGAATAATTTCAAGCAAAAAGGAGctaataatttttgttaaaattaaattcaaaaaataaaattttaaatattgtaaagGTACtcaccttttcttttctctcatctTAAAAAATGGAATAAAGTTAAGAAAAGTAAAGGATACTCAATTCCTCCattctttttactttttcacCCTTTATAAAACTAACTTATttaaacaaagaaacaaaaatcaCCTTTCCCTCCTCCTTTTTCTTGATCCAAAAATATAACAACTAattttttcagtggtgtcagacaCGACAATTTTCAAATCTCATTTCTAATGTTTGAGTCCGTCAATATTAAATAGCataatgtttaattaaaatttagtttctTAATTTTATCAATAAGACagttaattaaagtataaagactaaattacaacaacaataaaaattaatcGCTATGATACTTTAATTAATTGAAGGATGAACTCAACAATTGGACCTTTCTTAAACCACCAAACAGTGGTGAATGCCAACTTTTATCCATTAAAATTGTTAATCATCATTAAGTTAAGATAAATAaagtttaacttaattaattaagatttatcaatttaatttaactgtaaaaggaaataaaataataaaacaaaaccatttATTCTTCCTCTTTTCATCGAAACCATAGAAAAATAATAGGGATTTGAGCATCAACCTTTGGTTCTTCAAAATTGGTAAGATTTCAagtctttttcttgtatttttttttatgtttttgaggtctcgagagcttgatttagctagcccatgtgctaatttataaaactattaaagttttcaCAAGTctccattgatgaatacttgatGAATTTAGTGTTAATTTGTTAGActttaagcttagatatgaaaaatgactagtgggtaaagtttaattgttaattttttaagataaagactaaagtgcataaatttcaaaattgatgttaaatttctgTAAATATAGGTAATAAAGGGCTGTAGAATGATGGAATTGAGACCGATTTCAAAATCGAGGCTCAAATTTAAATGTTATGGTGATTTCGATTTTAGgggataaattgaataaaatgggaAATTTTAGGGAACATTTGAAAAGTGAAACTGGAATGTCATAAGCATATAATAGGATGTTATAAGGTAATTGgaatttataaattgaaatgaattatcatataGATAGCAAATTGAACCAACCGgaggaaaatcgaggaaaaggcAAAATTACAGATTAGTCCTCAATGTTTCATCTGtttttttctaggtaagttcatatggaacttactatgttatttttatgttatgtttaaattatattataatgtctattatttaagtaaattgtaattttggtgattttggcATCTAAAGGGCTAAATCGTAAAGTATGAGAAATAAAGTATTACAAGTGAATACGATGTATGAAATTTATGTGAAATGTTTATATGACTGAAGggtatgtatatgatgatgttacaAAGTTTGAAATGATACAGAAACTGTAACAGTAcgcgtgtgaacttagtaaatgattaggatatgaatggcatgtcattagggtttaaaCAAAAAAGGAAATGGTTCAAACGAAAAAGGAAAATGGGTGTTTGATTCGGGATTAATACGATGGCttgagatccaacatttgttgctgATTCTCTGAAGCTAGTGTTAGCAGCA from Gossypium hirsutum isolate 1008001.06 chromosome D12, Gossypium_hirsutum_v2.1, whole genome shotgun sequence includes these protein-coding regions:
- the LOC107943896 gene encoding protein PHYTOCHROME KINASE SUBSTRATE 1; the encoded protein is MDGEKRKNTSLGDVSFSSYLTTAEEIFVHNFAEPGNRIKHPQVGEISIFGAENYFNMKLDDGDDDLLHPVGPRRWPGTPTASSEASWSSQSVLLPSFTGNRSVNKPKRVDGRSFFFSNLSCTGSCSDGKSVYVNQIVDHGRVHAKQVRRQLMEAKDKFDQKSVGSNREVCFRSPVLKLKTQLDDPRNSLEVFGSTAMKKGDITKNLERKLSMLTWDAIPNAPTISSVSRSSQAGDDVESDCSSDLFEIDNICGDGPAALFARPRPGHASDGMSSCMTPPYAPSGTSVDWSVVTAGAADCSFVSDYDVKKPNAVATKVAQRSRSGGILGCKSHKAVMVAETAYTRDGKTKSPSSIVPKKLFPY
- the LOC107946511 gene encoding putative pentatricopeptide repeat-containing protein At1g74580, which encodes MSPALLPKHVAAVVKHQRDPLKALQMFNAVKKEDGFKHTLLTYKCMIDKLGFHGEFEAMEKVLLEMRLNVNNSLLEGVYIGCMRNYGRKQKVQEAIDVFERMDFYNCEPTVLSYNAIMNILVEYGYYNQAHKVYMRMRDKGIIPDVYTFTIRIKSFCRTKRPHAALRLLRNMPMLGCEINAAAYCTVVGGFFEENHHIEAYELFDEMLKLGIAPNITAFNKLIHILCKKGNVRESEKLLNKVMKRGVSPNLFTVNIFIQGLCRKGALNEAVSFLNGVAKEGLKPDTVTYNTLICGLCKSAKVVEAEIFLHKMVNEGLEPDGFTYNAVIDGYCKLGIIQDADKILNDAVFKGFIPDEFTYCSLINGLCQHGETDRAVAVFNEALGKGLKPNIIMYNTLIKGLSLQGLILQALQLMNEMSENGCSPNIWTYNIVINGLCKMGCVSDANNLLNDAIAKGYLPDIFTFNTLIDGYCKQLKVENAVEILNQMWNYDVIPDVITYNSVLNGLCKTFKSEDVMETFKTMMEKGCIPNVITYNILVESLCKARKVNEAMDLLEEIEKKGLSPDIVSFGTLIHGFCDNGDLGGAYKLFRRMGQRYKVCHTTATYNIMINAFSEKLKINMAEKLFHEMGENGCTPDSYTYRVMIDGFCKTGIVDSGYDFLLEKVTKGFIPSLTTFGRVINCLCIENRVNNAVGLIHLMVKKGIVPEIVNTIFESDKKEIAAPKIVVEDLLKKGHITYYAYDLLHDGVRDKKLLKKLQSG
- the LOC107946512 gene encoding pentatricopeptide repeat-containing protein At1g74600, chloroplastic, which translates into the protein MRSVLNKQFHTHISYSSCKCISTLAAIEAPSIYSVENDKTSPTFSSASNFVIDYRRSRNYTIKSTKILHARLLKTSKLQTDIFVANNLLDRYCKWGSMEEAVKLFDKMPEPTVTSWNTLISGFNYNKLFESSWLWFSKMWISGFEPDEISYRNVLSACVAMQSISFGKQVYSVTMKNGLYSNGYVRTGMIGLFAKCCAFWDALRVFYDVSGCENVVCWNGIISAAVRNEENWIALDLFVQMGKQFLMPNSFTFSSVLTACAALKELEIGKEVQGWIIKCGAVDVFVGTALIDFYVKSGDMDEAVKAFSWMPTRNVVSWTAIISGFMQKDDCINALKFFKEMRYMNLEVNNYTATAVISACAKLNMIEEATQIHSWIIKSGFCMDSVIKVALVNMYSKIGVIGMAEIVFKEMESIRSSADTLAVLISSFAQKQSSQYVIELLRRMLKEGVRPDRFCTSSVFSVIECLKLGRQMHCYTLKTGLIFDLSVETSLFTMYSKCGSLEDSLKVFQSMPVHDNISWASMIAGFTEHGYAERAVQMFKDMQSEDTKPDQMTLSATLSACSSLCCLRKGKEIHGYAIRAGLGREALICSTLITVYSKCRALQLARKVFDMLVQKDLVSYSSLISGYAQSGLVQEAVSLFCAMMNSNLAINSYTLSSILRACALPKKSGIGTQLHALVIKVGLDSEVSVGSSLVMMYSECGSIKDCETAFNEIDKPDLVGWTAMISSYAQHGKGLEALRIYEVMKKQGINPDPVTFVKVLSACSHSGLIEEGHYHLNSMAKDYGIQPNCRHYACMVDILGRSGKLKEAEKFINNMPIEPDAFIWGTLLAACKVHGDVELGRLAAKKVIELEPSAAGAYVSLSNICADMGQWEGALEIRSLMEGSGARKEPGWSSM